CAGCGCAGAGTGGTTTTACCTCGGATCATGGGCAGGCAGCTTAAAGATCCCATAACATAgttctctttggatgcttttatatagaccttagtggtcccctaatactgtatctgaagtctctttcccaaaattcagccttggcgcagaattacagccactagagccagttccacaattagctttccttaggacgtgccatttctgagtctgtagcttttgaggaggaggggagggcaGGGTTACCTTGACccactgccactttgctcatttgaaaggcatgatgtctctcttatcatgggtgggccaaattctctggatgggcaaaggagagaaaggggaggtaaccttaccccttatgacctcataaggagcaagattccagatcggcccatctgagctttcattttctcaaaaggatGAGCAGCATAACCACGGCTCAGTTTAcgcctatcgccatttctagccactggaggaccataggcaggctgttttgaagtgacattttgatgccatgggacctttgagaATGTGTGGGTTCTAGGGTATTATGTACCTTCTTTTTCTCACTAGATGAAGGTTCACTCCCTGAACAGCGGACAGGCTCTATGACAGGAGGGCCTTTGACTCTACTGGACGACTTCACAAGACTGCTCTCCACCAATTCATCGTCAAATTTCTTCCTCTTTATTGACCTAGGGAcattaatgtgtaaaaatatttaaaaaacacagcaattCTTTTAAGATTTGCAGATCCACCACAGaacaacataaaacattgaTAGCAACATTAAACAACACATCTATGCCCTTctgcaaacaaaataaattgattatGCTAGTATACAGCTGGAATAATGCAGTACACAAGAATATAACAGCAAACCTGGAGGAACTTCTGCGTTTGGGAACACCACTGCCAAACGCTTGTGTTGCTGTCCTTTTCACATCTTTCACTCCGAGTGACTCTTCATCTTCTGACCGACTCTGTGCACCAGCTACTGCCATCGGTGCACCAACCGCAGGGTCACCCGTTTGCATCTGTTCAGCCACAAGATAAAACACATCCTTTGACTCAGGTCGGCTCCATAGAGTTGCAGTGTTACTCCAGGTGGcacacaaatattaaaatccaaaaataattgaatcTCTTTTAAAAGAGCAATTGACTGTAAAGGTTGAGTTAATTCTGAGGTAATGGCTATAGGAGCATCACACTTTGACAAGCAGTTTTTTATAGCGGGCTCTAATGGATAATGTAACTCggtataataattaaaaaaacaaaaacaattaaagttaTTCCATGTAACAATTCAAATGAACACCCTAACAACAGTGCATGCCAGCATTGTATTGCAGCTTTAGGAAACATTCACGTCAACGTTATAAACAGACATAATGAAAGTAATGTATCCACAATGTTACTTTACAACTCTGTGTGAGACCCATTTTCAagcagctgtgtttttgttgatggAAGTCTTAGCTAGACATGCCTTTGTTTACATGCAATGTTGGCCATAGTGCTTCTCCTTTTACgttcaatgtaaaatatttgGTATGAAATAATTAGCAGTGGCAAAGAAGATAGCTCTTCCAGAAAATATTGCAGTACAGTACGTTTGGTTAGCCAACACAATTTGCCCCAAAAAACGGTCGTTTATATTGgctagtaacgttagctactacAATTCGCTTAGCTAACACAACGGTCCTACGATAGcttgttagctaacgttagtttacgTTCATTAACAAGCTAATATAACTAGCTACGCTGTTTTGTGACTCACCTTTCCTCGCTACTTTCCTTCGTGTGTGGCTGATCCGTTAGCTGGAGTCTGTGCACACTAATTATGCCTTTTAAACACAACGGTAGCTAGCTACCTGGCTAACAGGCTAACTAGCTACATGAATTTGACGTATAAGCGGCCTTACTATTCGGCTACTTCCTTCCTGCGAGGCGTTATCGCGGTTGGCAGCGTTACGGCGAACTACTACCTCCTTCTGGACTGGAGTGTAAATCTTGAttaatctttgtgtgtgtgtgtgtgtgtgtgtgtgtgtgtgtgtgtgtgtgtgtgtgtgtgtgtgtgtgtgtgtgtgtgtgtgtgtgtgtgtgtgtgtgtatatatatatgccgTATTCGCCTTGATATTTTACACACATAAATGATTTACACgtgactactactactagaaCTAAAGGCCCAAGTTCAAAAGCCAAAAACTGTAAATGCCACCCTTTACTTTATTTGaagtgattttaaatgtatctatatatgtgtaaatgtccataaaaacttttaacatatcaatgtaaattatatttaatcaaCTCTCTGTCTCGTCTTACTTACCAACATTCCAAGAAACATCACCAGCTTCATCAAAACCATGGGGACACTACAGGGAATAGTAGCCTTCtttaaaagcatgtgtgtgttgggttggTCATAGTTTCTTGCATGTTAGAGTACACCAAAAAAAGCTCAGtggtttcttttccttttcacaaCAGGAGTCCTAAACCTTTCCAGtgcaaacatactgtatttctgaTGCCCCTGCTGGTTTTCCCAGTATAGAGTAACAAAATCAGCATTTCTCTCTCAACTCTAGTGGTGTTACTCCCAAGATCCATTTTTCCCACCGTCAAATATTGGTCTTTAACTTCAAAGTCCTCAAACATCTAGTAAGTGTAGTACGCACGTCTAATAAacgtgcaataaaaaaaatgtgacaatacttcaaatacagtttacaattttactatttatttattctctttaaTTATACGTATTATTGTGTGTTTATCccaatatatattataaaataatttggaTTGTAGTTTTTAGAGCTgatgtaacattttgaatgctaATTAACATGATTTTCGTATTGTGAtttaaatttggatttttagTTTTAGGTTGAACATCATTGTTTGGCACTCCATCTGCAGTGGAGTGATTTGGTCCAAATTATTGACCCACAGCTGCTGCACCAAAGCACACACTACACACTCTACATGGTGAAGACAGACTTTAattctctgtgttttatttcttagaAATGTCCGCCTACGAGCCAGGTGACTGTTCACCACCAACACACCTCTGATTGGTTAGACTTAAATCAGATGCAGCTGATAGTGTTAGAGCTTGAAGCAAATGCTGCATTGATATACcctgattctgattggtttggccaaataaaatcaacaaataagtCCAACTTGAAATCTTTTAATGATATTTACAGTAACAGTTTTAAATGTGGTAAATTAGAATAAATACAGAGTTCAGGTATTGGAGCCTATTACATTTGCAAAATGGTGCTATATAACTCATAGTAggttcaaaaatgtttaaaaaaacacgtaCAGTTGCATTGTGTGGCACTGTTGAATTGTggtatttatacatttacagtacattctaAAGACCATACAGACAAAGCCTGAGTGCAGAGTGGCCTACGTTTGGGATTCAAACATAGGCACCATGCTTAGGGTTTCAATTTAAACAGCTgccattccttttttaaaggtgcctGTTACTAAAGGTTTACAATAAGAACCttataaaatacacattgaACATCATATATACACAAAACTCTCACGGTAGCTCAATAAGAGCTGAAGAAATAGCATATCCAAGTGCCAGTCTGAGACTCTTCTTGAATAATTTACATCACACTGTCTATCTCAGAGAAACACTCTTGAAATGAATGTTTGCACAACCAGGACACAGGACATTTTGCATATGGTTAAGAGTCATAATTAGATTTAGGAAGGGGTTACTTGGAAGTCAACAATCAGCTTCAAATAGGTTGCAAATTCCCAGAAATGCAAGATGGTTTGACTCACTTTAAGGCTAAAGTCTGAAGATTGCCTACAAAAACATACTGAAGGAGATCTCCGGTTTCCTCATAGCCCATGCAAATAAGTGCTTGATGGTGATTTTATGCCTCCACAGTATTTAATTTGGAGTAACACGCCTCCCAGTGGAAAGCCCCAGTAATGAGCTGTCACTGCTCATCCTTCATTTATTTGTCCTTCTCCACACGTCAGGCTCCACGCACTACGTTACAGATACAGAGGGCTTTAGCCTTTTGTCGTGTCAAAGGTTTGCATGCAAGAGGCTGTGATAACTAGCGCTCTCTACTGAGAAAAGACTCACATACTCGTTCATGTAACCGATCAGCTCAGGAGAGTGGGTCATCGTTCAATAAACTGGAGGCTAATGACATTTTCAGGAACCAGAAGCGTCCGTGTCATGGGCTTCACGGAAATCCCTTCAGGGTCCGGTTTCACATCAAACTCTATGAGGATCTAGTGTGAACAGAGAATACAGATTTACTCTAGGGTGACTGCTCATCATGTGCTCAGTGCTGGCTAGTGACTCTTGACTGAAATCCCTGGATTAAGTAATGAAATCAATTCATTTGGAACTGGATTTGCACAAAAGCCTAAAACCCCTAAGTTACTTGCATTATTCCGAGAAAAAATGCTGCAAGAGGATTTGGCTGAAACACTGCCGTTTAATTGGAAACAATCTAAATCACTTgctaaataattcaaataatcTGTGTACATGCAGCATGTAGCAAAATGTGTTACAGTGTCTTgagacaaatacattttgtatgtcATATGTGATTTATGTATACATggtacacaaaacattttttaatgactgactagtttaaatctgtttaaaaaCTGTTCGGATTTTCAACAGATAATTAACAATTCAAATACTGCAAAATATAcccatttctttttctacacaGTAACGGTTTTCCTCACAGCAACCAGCAAAAACGTCCAACCAACTCACCCTTGAAAGAGCAAGGTAGAGCTCCAGCTCGGCAATACGACGACCTATGCAGCTGCGTTTTCCCACCCCAAAGGGTACAGAGGCATATGGGTGGTGAGTGTGGTCCTTGTTCAACCATCGATGGGGCTGGAATTCATCTGGATGTGCAAACACCGCTGGATCCCGTGATGTTGCAAAGTGGCACAGGGTAATTAAAGTCTGGATGGAAAGATTTAACTGTCAGATATGTGTAACATTCACATTTAGCCCAGTTCAAAGCGCTGCTTACAGTGTGACTACAGATTTGAATGATTTCAAATtgtaccaacacacacactcacatttttAGGGATGAGGTAGCCTCCAACctggatgtctctctctgtaattACTCTTGCATTGGCAGGAATAACGGGGTACAACctggaggaaaaaaagttgaataatgtGAGCACAATGAAATTTACAGTCAGAAAATTTTGTCTTTAGGAAATTAACTGAAATTCTTTCAGTTATACCGAAGTACTTCTTTGACTGTGGCCTTCAGGAGAGGCATGCGGGCCACATCAGCGGCTTCTGGTACGCTTCGACCCTCCAGCACTCTCAACACCTCATCTCGGAGCAACGCCTGCACCTTAGGGTGGCGGGACAGCTCGTACAACATCCAGGACATGGTGCTGGAGATCTGAAAAGACAGGTAGAGTGCAGGGGGAGAGGTTAATAAATATGGGAGAACTTGACGCAAAATCCAACAAAGGAGGTGACAGAGTTCTAATGCTTACTGTGTCAACTCCAGCAAGAAGCAGCTCTGTGACGTTGCTGTAGACAGTCTTCATGGGCAGACCCGTCCGCGACAAGAAGTATGTCAGATAACGGCCCTCCACCGTCTTCCCACGGGCAACTTTTTCCGCCTCGGCCGTCAGACGCTGATCAATGTGGCCTTTTGCTACAAGCACAGAGATTAGAAGCCATTATGACAGTGAAGGTGCACTATGTAATGTAGATGTTGAGACAAAGCAAGTTCTGAGCTATCTGGTGTGATTTTTAGTATCTTTCTTAATAAGTACCAAAAGCCATGCATGAATTGCTCAGTGATTACTGCATATACTAGACTTTCTCATAAACTTGGCATCTGTTTTCCTACAGTAATTTGGTAATTTGGTTTATTATGACCACAGTTTAATCATCGTGACTGATGTTCAAGACGTCAGCGCAGACAATCTTGTAGTGCGTGAGGGTTAAGGACTTTAATCGCCTGCTTCCTGATCCAGTTTGAGTGATTATTTTAAACAGGTTTGATTCAGATCTAGATGAGTCTTAATGTACTTGAAGAGTGAGTGGCACAATAACCCAGTTTCTAATATACCCAGTCATAATggcaataatttaataatagtaacaataaCAATAGTAATAGTTTggacagacatacagtatgtatgttttGGTTGTATGTTCTAGTGAAGAGGTTGTGTAGGGTCTGCTGGATATCCCTCATACATCTTTTTAAAAGATGCatttgattttctgttttcattttatcttccaatttttgtaaaataaaatatacagtcaTCACTATCAGAGTTAATATTTCCAATTACTGGTAGGAATAAATATTGCTACCATTTCCCATGCCAACACTGAATGCAaatgattaaaagaaatgacGTACCAAAGTCAAACATGTAGTCCCAGCACTGACAGAAGATGTTCCAGGGTTTAGGAAACAGCTGGTGCAACCGCTTTGGCATGGCCATGGTAAGGAGCGTCATTACAAACATGGTGTTGATCGACTGGATGAAACGCTCTGTCTCTTCTGGGACAACCTCATCCAGGCATCCGATTCTGGATTCAAACAACACTGAGGAAATTCCtgagtcaaagaaaaaaaaaagaaaagaaaagaaaggtaaaTGAGGAGGCCAGAAAGACATGGGCTGACAGAAGTGTACGGTAAACTCAGGCTGCACAGGGAGATGAAACCACATCTAAGGCTTTTTGAAAGTAGCATTTTACGTTTCAAACCTAGTTGGCCCAGCTTCCACTCAATACTACAATCATTTAGTTTGATGcaaaagtaaatgtttgagaGCCGAGCATGTGACCAAATAGTCACTGGATTTAAATTGTTTAGTTTGGGGGGAATCTGGTCATGGAAAAATAACTGTTGATGACACTTGAGGGAGGAAATGAGCAATGAGTTTAGCTGTACTCAATAGACCGCGGTTAATCTGAACTCGTATTAGGCCTAAATTAAGAAAAGTACACACTACAGTGCTTAAGTACAATtatgaggtactttacttgagtatttgagaatatttataataatataacacttTGAAATAggttatttttctttcctttgttaTAACTTTGAATGCAGAACTCTTAATTGTAAATTAGTATTTTTATATTGCAgaattgctacttttacttaagtaagggATCTAAATATTTCTACCACCACTGGAAAGGTGAGCTAAAGGttgtttaatgtaaatgttaaaataattcCGGCACATCGGGCTttgacatgcatgcatgtttaaaatgtgagtGGTATCACATTATACTGCTTCCTGCATGTGGCTGGCCCTAATCACCAATGTTTACACGGTGGGGTACACCCTGTAGTGATGCATGATGTTGCCATGCCTCGGACTTCATGAAACCTTACCCTCGAGGCCAAAGCGATAGAACTCGCTGGCGATGTCATTGACTAGGCCCTTAGAGCATCTGCGAAGGCGAAGTTTGGAAACAAGGTCGCTGACCACGCCGTTCAGGGTTTTATCGTAAGCTTCAACTGCTTTTGGTCGCAGCATGTGCTTCCCCAAGAGACTTCTCACCGACTGCCACTCCTCCCCCTCACTAggaacacacagagtaaaaaataaacaaacacttgTGTTAGTATAGCATCTGTTCACACAATTTAGCTGAACTGAATCAGTGTCGAGAGTATTTAACCACTTAATTCAAAAGGATTTTGGCCgttatttttcattcagaatcaaCAAAGAACTAGACATTGCTAACACAGTAAGAGGGTATATAATGTAAAGTATTCTCAGTATCACACAGTATCACACTAAAGAAAAGGAAGTCTCAGAGTGATACTTACGATGTCAGGAGTCCATAGTGATGTCCTCTGAGTTTTCTGTAGTCCTTCCAGGAGGAAAGGTCAGAGCGCATGGGGTGCTGGCCCTCCTGCCTCAGTACCTGCTCAATGAGCGCAGGGTCAGCCACATGAACTGTCAGGATGGGACCAAAACTCGCTTTCCACATGGGTCCATACCGCTG
The Etheostoma cragini isolate CJK2018 chromosome 4, CSU_Ecrag_1.0, whole genome shotgun sequence genome window above contains:
- the LOC117942881 gene encoding 25-hydroxyvitamin D-1 alpha hydroxylase, mitochondrial translates to MISVRRMLQQALRVSVRNAFPQVKWMERWAEGASSKQQALKTLGDMPGPSVASFVWDLFAKRGLSRLHELQLEGVQRYGPMWKASFGPILTVHVADPALIEQVLRQEGQHPMRSDLSSWKDYRKLRGHHYGLLTSEGEEWQSVRSLLGKHMLRPKAVEAYDKTLNGVVSDLVSKLRLRRCSKGLVNDIASEFYRFGLEGISSVLFESRIGCLDEVVPEETERFIQSINTMFVMTLLTMAMPKRLHQLFPKPWNIFCQCWDYMFDFAKGHIDQRLTAEAEKVARGKTVEGRYLTYFLSRTGLPMKTVYSNVTELLLAGVDTISSTMSWMLYELSRHPKVQALLRDEVLRVLEGRSVPEAADVARMPLLKATVKEVLRLYPVIPANARVITERDIQVGGYLIPKNTLITLCHFATSRDPAVFAHPDEFQPHRWLNKDHTHHPYASVPFGVGKRSCIGRRIAELELYLALSRILIEFDVKPDPEGISVKPMTRTLLVPENVISLQFIER